Proteins found in one Muntiacus reevesi chromosome 2, mMunRee1.1, whole genome shotgun sequence genomic segment:
- the LYPD3 gene encoding ly6/PLAUR domain-containing protein 3 yields MDPARRAGSWAVIWTPGWLLLLSLLLPEGAKALECYSCVQNADDGCSPQKMKTVKCAPGVEVCTEAVGAVETIHGQFSVAVRGCGSGLPGKNDRGLDLYGILAFIQLQQCPQDRCNAKLNLTSRALNPAGNESAYQPNGVECYSCVGLSRKECQGRAPPVVSCYNASDHFYKGCFDGNVTLTAANVTVSLPVRGCVQDEFCTRDSATGPGFMLSGSCCQGSRCNSDLRNKTYFSPQFPPLVLLPPPRSTTLAPTKSVSTSTSAPSSTVTTKATPVSTTTTEPIAPARTNQTSSQETGRETFREEEDSVSGGASGHQDRRNMGQYPVKDVPHSKGSAAPWAGWVTLLLAAAAGALL; encoded by the exons ATGGACCCCGCCAGGAGAGCAGGTTCCTGGGCAGTGATCTGGACTCCTGGCTGGCTGCTCCTGCTGTCGCTGCTGCTTCCAGAAG GAGCGAAGGCCCTGGAGTGTTACAGCTGCGTGCAGAACGCAGATGACGGGTGCTCGCCGCAGAAGATGAAGACGGTGAAGTGTGCACCAGGCGTGGAAGTCTGCACAGAGGCTGTGGGGGCCGTGGAGACCA TCCACGGGCAATTCTCGGTGGCAGTGCGGGGCTGCGGTTCGGGACTCCCGGGCAAGAATGACCGCGGACTGGACCTTTACGGGATTCTGGCCTTCATCCAGCTGCAGCAGTGTCCCCAGGACCGCTGTAACGCGAAACTCAACCTCACCTCCAGAGCTCTCAACCCCGCAG GCAATGAGAGTGCCTACCAGCCCAACGGCGTCGAGTGCTACAGCTGCGTGGGGTTGAGCCGCAAGGAGTGCCAGGGCAGGGCGCCGCCCGTCGTGAGCTGCTACAACGCCAGCGACCATTTCTACAAGGGCTGTTTCGACGGCAATGTCACCTTGACAGCAG CAAATGTGACCGTGTCCTTGCCTGTCCGGGGCTGCGTCCAGGACGAGTTCTGCACCCGGGATTCGGCGACAGGCCCAGGGTTCATGCTCAGCGGCTCCTGCTGCCAGGGGTCCCGCTGTAACTCGGACCTCCGCAACAAGACCTACTTCTCCCCTCAATTCCCACCTCTTGTCTTGCTGCCCCCACCTCGGTCCACCACCCTGGCCCCGACCAAATCTGTCAGTACTTCCACCTCTGCCCCATCCTCCACTGTCACCACCAAAGCTACCCCAGTCTCTACGACCACCACTGAACCCATCGCCCCAGCTCGGACCAACCAGACTTCTTCACAAGAGACGGGCCGTGAGACCTTCCGGGAAGAGGAAGATAGTGTGTCTGGAGGTGCTAGTGGCCACCAGGACCGCAGAAATATGGGGCAGTACCCCGTAAAAGACGTGCCCCATAGTAAAGGCTCTGCGGCTCCTTGGGCGGGATGGGTGACTCTTCTGTTGGCTGCGGCTGCTGGCGCCCTACTATGA